Proteins encoded together in one Deltaproteobacteria bacterium window:
- the secE gene encoding preprotein translocase subunit SecE yields MQGIKDGIETARTFVQEAWAELRRVQWPARNEIRAATLIVLLLVSTISLFLFLVDTFLSWVLHAFLGN; encoded by the coding sequence GTGCAAGGGATAAAAGACGGAATCGAGACGGCACGGACATTTGTCCAAGAGGCGTGGGCCGAACTTCGACGAGTACAGTGGCCAGCACGGAACGAGATTCGTGCCGCGACCCTCATCGTTCTGCTTTTGGTCAGTACCATTTCATTGTTTCTTTTTCTTGTGGATACTTTCTTATCTTGGGTTCTCC
- the rpmG gene encoding 50S ribosomal protein L33, producing the protein MRDLIALSCEQCKQKNYTTTKNKKTTPDKISLRKFCPVCRAHTSHRETKA; encoded by the coding sequence ATGCGCGACCTTATAGCGTTATCTTGCGAGCAATGTAAACAGAAAAACTATACAACGACAAAAAATAAGAAGACGACTCCTGATAAGATTTCTCTCCGAAAATTCTGCCCCGTCTGTCGCGCGCACACTTCTCATCGGGAAACCAAGGCGTAA